GCATTTGTgatttgttcagtttttttttttaatttccaaaatataagacTCCAAAAAAATCTAATAACAAACTCACATTTTCTCTATGTACAATTCTTcctcatctcttccttttctattttaaacattttgaattaAGAGTGAAATTTAAGAGCtcttaatgtatatatttaaaagtactGAATGTGTATGTctaatacacacataaatattatgtaataaatacttaaatgtgtatatttataagaTACTATGTATGTTTATAAAATACTGAATTTCCAGTATTTtgctcacctgatgcaaacaactgactcattggaaaagtccctgatggtgaggaagattgagggcaaaagagtagaggacatcagaggatgagatggctggattgcatcattgatgcaatggacatgaacttgggcaaactttggcaGATAGTGagggaccgggaggcctggcatgcttcagttcatgggaacacaaagtcagacatgactgggcaacagaacaacaacagtgtgtatatttatatatttgctaCTAGTTAACTTGTTTCattaaccagtccattctgaaggagatcagccctgggatttctttggaaggaatgatgctaaagctgaaactctagtactttggccacctcatgcaaagagttgactcattggaaaagactctgatgctgggagggattgggggcaagaggagaaggggacggcagaggatgagatggttagatggcatcactgactcgatggacatgagtctcagtgaactccgggagttggtgatggacagggaggcctggtgtgctgcgattcatgggatcacaaagagtcagacacaactgagcgactgaactgaacttgtttcATATCTGTTGTGGCTTAgtatgttttacatttatgtcAAAGATAGTATTGCCTGTTCAGAATACATGCTATAAGGATTAAGTAATGAAATGACTAATTCAGAGTCTCTGGTACAGAACAGGGGATGTGGTTCTGAGTGGAAATATTTGGAGACATTTTTAAGGAGATATAATGTTTACCAATTTTGGTCTAACAAATTCATTGACAGAGGTCTACAAAGTAATCAAGATTTGCTTTATCTAGTATCATGAATGTcaaaatgttagtcattcagtcatgtccaattgtttgtgacccatggactgtagcatgagagactcctgtgtccatgaaattctccagccaagaatattggagtggatgaagtgaagtgaagagaaagtcactcagtcatgtccgactctttgtgacctcatgaactatacagtccttgggattctctagtccagaacactggagtgggtagtctttcccttctctaggatcttcccaaccattcactttcccaggggatcttcctgacccaggcattgaacctgtatctcacacattgcaggcagattctttaccatctgaaacaccagggaagctccatctaGTAGCATATTTGTCAGTATTTCCCCCTAATTTGGTGATAAGGATGAGGGTAATGAAGATGATTTGTTGCTAGCAATAAAAAAGACAACAATATCATCTTCCTTATGAGAATGGCCTCATGAATGACAATTCCACTAGGTTTGTAGTACAGAATAGGCTTCATTGCTTTCCCAAAAGAGTTGTCTTCTCACCTCATATTGATTATAGAGTAACATATTTCTCCATCAGTATGAAATGATTCTACTAAAGACTTTGTGTCTTactgaataaaaaatatagaaaagataaGATTCAATAAATAGGtaagtccagttcagtcactcagtcatgttcaactctttgagatcccatggactgcagcatgccaggctcgcatgtccatcaccaactcctggagcctacacAGACTTGtgtccatcacatcggtgatgccatccaaccatctcattctctgtcaatcccttctcctcttgccttcaatctttcccagaaccaggatcttttcaaatgagtcagttcttcccatcaggtggccaaagtattagagtttcagcttcagcgttagtCTTCCAatcatattcaggactgattttctttaggatgaactggttggatctccttgaagtgcaagggactctcgaaagtcttcctcaacaccacagttcaaaagcatcaattcttcagcagtcagctttctttatagttcaactctcacatccatacatgactactggaaaaaccataactttgactagatggacctttgttggcaaagtaatgtctctgctttttaatatgctgtctagattggtcatagctttttttccaaggagcaagtgtcttttaatttcatggttgcagtaaccatctgcaattattttggagcccctcaaaataaagtctgtccctgtttccattgcttccccatctatttgccatgaagtgatgggaccagatgccatgattttagttttctgaatgttgagttttaagccaaattttttactctcctctttcactttaaatgGAGAATTTATTCAGAACTGGAAAAGACAAGTCTTAGAATTAAAGGACGTCAAAGACTAAAATTAAGATTGTGAGATCGGTAGCCATTTATAGATGTAAAAATGATAGTGATAAAAATTCCtctcaaaaaaattaattaactaaaaaaattTCCTCTCAGAAGCTAGATACAAAGTTATTAATTGATGCTTTAATAAAAAGAGAAGGCTGATGGTGCTTTTGAACAGCTCATGATTAAACCAATCTGAAAATATCATTTAAAGTTGTAACTTCTATGTTGATCAAAGCTGTCATACCAAGTGGTGATAAAATTGTGCCTTCACTGACATACATAGCATATGGCTTTGGAAAATTGTCTTGGAGATATTTCCTGCAGGACAAGGTTTTTCTGGATAATTGTGAATATTACCTTTTCCTAGACAAAAATGATAAGGATCTCTGATGAATAAATCTATGATCAGAACTTTCAACATTATACTTGATGAGTAAATTGAGAAATAAGGGTTTTTACCATTCTTGATGTTTataaatctttaaatttttcacaTGATAATGGCATGTCATATAAAGTCTTAATGttcaatatattttccttttttgccaaAAGTTTTCTGAAACTAACCAGCTTTTGATCTAGAATGTTTCACTCCCTTTTCATGGAGAACCACTTCTGAATCCTGGTACAGATCTGTTGGGTCTTCACTGTAGACGATGCAGTTCATCAGAGCTGGGAAGAGGATGCAGATGTTGCCCATGAGGACATGGACCACAGAATAGAGGTGCTTCCCAAAGCAGTGCAGCATAATCAGACTGATGATTGGAATATAGAAAAACAGAACAGCACagatgtgagagacacaggtCTGCAAGGACTTGAACCACTCCTCCAGGGATGGAAGAGCCAAGACAGTGCAGGATCAGAATGTAGGACTCAAGAATTAATATGGGATCAAACAAAAGAGTACAAATCACCAGAGCCAAGGCATAGAAACTGTTGAATGTCAGAGCAGGATAACCTCAGCAGGTCTTGGTGaagacagaaagaatgaaagagtaTGTAAGAATGGCAGGAGCAGAAACACTTCAGATGGATAATgggaacaatgaaaataaaactcctAATTATGAGCATAAAACTCTTAATTAAAATCTCAAGCCTGATTTTGATGATCTTGGTGTTGGTTAATATGGATGCACATCCCAGGGGATTACAGATTGCTGTAAAATGATCAAAAGCCATGTCAAGAAGGACTCCAGACTGTGTGAGGGAGAGGCCATGCATAAAGTAAGTTTGGGCAATGCAGGCATCCAGGTTGACTTCCTGGCTGAGCCGCCACAGGATCCCTAGGacttaatattttgtaaaatattctgAGACCTTGGTGAtagcaaaataaattatatttcatattttgaatagctgatattatttgatattttcaaatgagtgagaTATGAGAAAATAAAGTATACAGTTGTATTTCAGATTTTAATATATGCTAGGTACGTTTTTGCTGAACTAAATAATTTCAACTACAGAATTATAATTAGAATGTTAATAATTTAATGTTatgctgtgctctgcttagttactcagtcatgtcaaactttttgcaaccccatggactgtagctggccaggctactctgtccatggggattctccaggcaagaatactggagtgggttgtcatgccctcctccaggggatctttccaactcaggaatcaaacccaggacttctgcattgcaggtggactctttaccatctgggccaccagggaagcacatgaatactggagtgggtagcttatcccttctccaggggacgttcctgacccaggaattgaatctgagtctcctgcattgcaggtggattctttaccggctgagctaccagggaagccctcctaacacatcagatcagatcagatcagtcgctcagtcatgtccaactctttgcagccccatgaatcgcagaacgccaggcctgcctgttcatcaccaactcctggagttcacccagacccacgtccatcgagtcagtgatgccatccagccatctcatctcctaACACAtggtaaatgttaaaaaaatgttCCTTAATATGATCATTATGAAAACAGAGGCTCTGATTTTAACTGGCTTAAAAGAATTATCAATCATATGCAAAATTATGTGACTTTAAGCAATGTTTTATATTTGCTAGCACATGAACTCTTTGAATACTTAAGCCATGCATTCAAAAAAGAACAAGAGAGCTTGTAGCTGAAGTtaagggaaataaaatgaaatttgatgTTAATAGCAATAGCTTGTTTTATATAAAAGCTATCTACATCCCttcaaataaaatgtaaacatcaATCAGGGAGGAAAGAAACTACTAAAGCTTCCTGGATCTCTCTATCCAAAACTCATTTCCAAATTTCCCaggatgataatttttttttttttttgtaaatttggtgacaatgaaagagaagactgaaaaagttggcttaaaactctacatttagaaaactgagatcatggcatctggtcccatcactccaaggcaaatagaagaggaaacaatggaaacagtgagagactacatttggggctccaaaaccactgcagatggtgtctgcaacTATTAAGCTTGCACCTTTGAAGAAaaactgaccaacctagacagcatattaaaaagcagagacattactttaccaacaaaggtccatctagtcaaagctatggtttttccaagtagttatgtatgcatgtgagagttgaactacaaagaaagctgagcactgaagagttgatgcttttgaactgtggttttggagacgactcttgagagtcccttgaaatgcaaggggatccaatcagtccatcctaaaggaaatcaatcctgaatattcattggaagactgatgctgaagctgaaactccaaaactttgggcacctgatgtgaagaactgactcattggaaaagatcctgatgttgggaaagattgaaggcaggagaaggggacaacagaggatgagatagttgaatgtcattaccaacttgatggacatgagtttgagcaagctccaggatttggtgatggacagggcctgctgcagtccacggggttgcaaagagttggacacaactgagcaactaaactgaactgactcgCAATATTATTCCAAACTTGGTGAAGTGAAAAGTCTGCTGTGAACACACTCCCAATgggttttctcccattcttcccAAGGGACATGGTCACTATATGTTGCATCACTCATCCTCAACATCTCCCTCAATCTGGGATTTACTCCAGTGGCTCCTATACCATTTGCACCTGCATAAATCTTGCTTCTCCTAGAATCTAAAGGCCACtgtgaccaaaggaaaaaaaaaagagtctgatcGATTTTCAAGATTGGCAAGAAtatctctatatctgtgaatgaCAGTTGTCTTTTACTAAATCTCTGAAACATGAGTGTTAGAATGGACAACATCAAGGATAAATGACTGTTATAAATGACTTAGTGCCTTATGTAACAAGCAGAGTTTAATCCACTTAACCCAATAGCTGTGCTTTGCAATTTATTTCACCAGGATTTACATGTAAACAAcccaaatgtgttttctttttctactttgcaTGCTTAAACATTATTATTCTTTGCCAAGTAAAAAATCATTCATATTTGAGATCTGTAATGTGAAGCATTCAGCTAAAAATTGGTGGTGACCTTGTGGATATGACCTCTGAGCCCTCTGATGGGGCCAAAAATCTAATAACAGGGAAGTTTCATGTGTAGGTATAAATTTGTCTCTGTTTCAGAGAATACTTAGCTTCTGAAAAACTGCAAGCCTTGGTTGTATATTTAGTGAGCTACTGTACTAATCCAATTCTTATTACAGCTGTTACTTCAGAGTTTTTATGAAGGCAGTTATCTTTCCTTGAGAGGTTACTGTCTCTGGAAATCAATGTCTGTTCGACCTGATCCCAAAATCAGTAACTCTACCTTTCTccttatgggtttccctggtctGGAACGGGACTATCCCTGGCTctctatccccttctcctgtatCTATGTTATGGTACTGTCAGGAAACTGCCTGGTGCTGCATGTGATCCGTACTGAGCTGAGCCTGCATGAGCCCATGTTCTACTTCCTGGCCATGCTGGCCCTCACTGACCTGTGCATGGGGCTGTCCACAGTGCACATGGTGCTGGGGATCCTGTGGGGGCTCAGCCAGGAGATTGGTCTGGATGCCTGCATTGCCCAAACCTTCTTTGTTCATGGTCTATCTTGCATGGAGTCTGGAGTCCTTCTCGCCATGGCCTTTGATCGCTTTACTGCAATCTGCAGTCCTCTAAGATACACATGTATCCTCACCAGTACCAGAATCATCAACATCGGTGTGGTCATTTTAGGGAGGAGTTTCCTGTTCATTACTGCTCCCATTGTCCGCCTAAAGTTTTTCCATTACTGCCGACCCCCCATCCTTTCCCACTCCTTCTGCTTGCACCAGGACCTCCTCCGGCTGGCCTGCTCTGACATCCGCTTCAATAGCTTCTATGCCTTAGCCCTGGTGATCTGCACACTGCTTTTGGATTCAGTGCTCATTTTCATCTCCTACATATTGATCCTGCACTCTGTCTTGACTATTGCATCTCAAGAGGAGCGGCTCAAGTCCTTGAagacctgtgtctcccacat
This sequence is a window from Bubalus kerabau isolate K-KA32 ecotype Philippines breed swamp buffalo chromosome 15, PCC_UOA_SB_1v2, whole genome shotgun sequence. Protein-coding genes within it:
- the LOC129628386 gene encoding olfactory receptor 51V1-like gives rise to the protein MSVRPDPKISNSTFLLMGFPGLERDYPWLSIPFSCIYVMVLSGNCLVLHVIRTELSLHEPMFYFLAMLALTDLCMGLSTVHMVLGILWGLSQEIGLDACIAQTFFVHGLSCMESGVLLAMAFDRFTAICSPLRYTCILTSTRIINIGVVILGRSFLFITAPIVRLKFFHYCRPPILSHSFCLHQDLLRLACSDIRFNSFYALALVICTLLLDSVLIFISYILILHSVLTIASQEERLKSLKTCVSHICAVLVFYIPIIGLTMVHRFGQHLSPVVHVLMGNIYILFPPLMNPITYIIKTQQIRNRIRRWFIKQT